A region from the Variovorax sp. RKNM96 genome encodes:
- a CDS encoding acetate--CoA ligase family protein, translating to MGNTVIKNLLRVGYAGAIHPIHPSAESVLGLPCRRDLTSLSGSVDCVVIALSADKALDALKSAHAAGARSAVLYASGFAETGEQGAALQTEIGTFCRDNQINLCGPNCLGIFSVENGVALYSAAVPEGLEAGDIALISHSGSACIALSGLDRFKFSHLVSLGNGAVTDIPEYLDYVAQDPRTKVAALFVETLRDPATFARAAAQMRKAGKPIVALKVGRSVSGAAASAAHTGAIASSDTALLTFFKRHGVTLVEDYDELVETVALFSTIRSMPKGAGLGVLNVSGGELSMTCDIAERCGLVLPALSESTVAHLKTVLPVFGAPRNPLDATGVGVFDTRMYGDCLDALLNDPSIHIVAVSQDCPASMGEDQAAIYEKLAITVAERSARAHKPVVFFNNLSARIHPDVLAPLSEVPTLCGMRNALRAIKHLVDHAAFITTEVVPKTMGVDRQEKWARRFESVEPLTERESKSFLEAHGIRVTAERLASSEDDAVAHADAIGYPVVLKIESADLPHKSEVGGVVVDLPDAVAVRAAYRRILESVARKAPGARVAGVLVQQMVRGGVEAILGVVTHRPFAPGVVVGSGGVLVEILQDATFELAPVDLKTAAALIDQTRLGKLLGGYRGGVVADRDALARTLERLSDIAVVYANEIEAIDLNPVAVLAQGQGAVVLDALVIAKARQ from the coding sequence ATGGGCAATACCGTGATCAAGAATCTCCTGCGTGTCGGGTATGCCGGAGCCATCCATCCCATTCATCCCAGCGCCGAGTCCGTGCTGGGTCTGCCATGTCGTCGCGATCTGACTTCGTTGTCCGGATCGGTGGATTGCGTCGTGATTGCGCTCAGCGCGGACAAGGCCCTCGATGCCCTCAAGAGCGCGCATGCCGCCGGAGCGCGCAGCGCAGTGTTGTACGCGAGCGGGTTTGCCGAGACCGGGGAACAAGGGGCGGCCCTTCAGACGGAGATCGGCACCTTCTGCCGCGACAACCAGATCAATCTTTGCGGGCCCAACTGCCTGGGAATCTTCAGTGTCGAGAACGGGGTGGCGTTGTACAGCGCTGCCGTGCCAGAGGGGCTGGAGGCCGGGGACATCGCGCTGATCTCCCATTCGGGTTCGGCATGCATCGCCTTGAGCGGCCTCGATCGTTTCAAGTTCAGCCACCTGGTTTCTCTGGGCAACGGGGCGGTGACCGATATTCCCGAGTACCTCGACTATGTGGCGCAAGACCCGCGCACCAAGGTCGCCGCGCTCTTCGTGGAGACGCTGCGCGATCCTGCCACCTTCGCACGCGCTGCTGCGCAGATGCGAAAGGCAGGCAAGCCGATCGTGGCATTGAAGGTAGGCCGATCCGTATCCGGCGCTGCAGCGAGTGCCGCTCACACGGGTGCGATCGCCAGTTCCGATACGGCGCTGCTGACTTTCTTCAAGCGCCACGGCGTCACCCTGGTCGAAGACTACGACGAGTTGGTCGAGACCGTCGCGCTGTTCTCCACGATCCGCTCGATGCCGAAGGGTGCGGGGCTTGGTGTCCTCAATGTGAGTGGCGGTGAATTGTCGATGACCTGCGACATCGCCGAGCGCTGCGGACTCGTGCTGCCGGCGTTGAGCGAGTCGACCGTGGCGCACCTCAAGACCGTGCTCCCCGTGTTCGGCGCGCCGCGCAATCCGCTCGATGCGACGGGCGTCGGGGTGTTCGACACCAGGATGTACGGGGATTGCCTGGATGCGCTGCTGAACGATCCTTCGATTCATATCGTCGCTGTGTCGCAGGATTGCCCGGCGTCCATGGGAGAGGACCAGGCCGCGATCTACGAGAAGCTCGCGATCACCGTGGCCGAACGCAGCGCGCGAGCGCATAAGCCCGTCGTGTTCTTCAACAACCTGTCCGCCAGGATCCATCCGGACGTGCTCGCGCCATTGAGCGAAGTACCCACGCTCTGCGGAATGCGCAATGCCCTGCGCGCCATCAAGCATCTGGTGGACCATGCGGCATTCATCACCACCGAGGTTGTTCCCAAGACGATGGGTGTCGACCGTCAAGAGAAATGGGCTCGACGTTTCGAATCCGTGGAGCCGCTGACCGAGCGGGAAAGCAAGTCGTTCCTGGAGGCGCACGGAATCCGCGTGACCGCCGAGCGCCTGGCATCGAGCGAGGACGACGCCGTTGCACACGCCGATGCCATCGGATATCCCGTGGTGCTGAAGATCGAATCCGCGGACCTTCCCCACAAGAGCGAAGTGGGTGGTGTCGTCGTCGATCTGCCCGATGCAGTCGCCGTGAGAGCGGCCTATCGCCGGATTCTCGAAAGCGTTGCGCGCAAGGCACCCGGGGCGCGGGTGGCCGGGGTGCTGGTGCAGCAGATGGTCCGCGGTGGTGTCGAGGCGATCCTGGGTGTCGTGACGCATCGGCCTTTTGCGCCAGGTGTCGTGGTCGGCTCCGGCGGCGTACTTGTCGAGATCCTGCAAGACGCCACGTTCGAACTCGCGCCGGTGGATCTGAAGACCGCCGCCGCGCTGATCGATCAGACGCGGCTGGGCAAGTTGCTGGGCGGTTACCGAGGCGGCGTCGTGGCGGATCGCGACGCGCTGGCAAGGACGCTGGAGCGGCTGTCCGACATCGCGGTGGTCTACGCCAATGAAATCGAAGCCATCGATCTGAATCCCGTTGCAGTCCTTGCGCAAGGCCAGGGCGCGGTGGTGCTGGACGCGTTGGTGATTGCCAAGGCGCGGCAATAG
- a CDS encoding enoyl-CoA hydratase/isomerase family protein, which translates to MKYECIELSIENTVATLELARPDKMNSLNDQILIDMQHALDTLENDTGVRVLIITGQGRAFCAGFDLAPRAKPFTSVQDWRGHVKLGNDTWWRIWKSRLPVIAAVNGFALGGGCDLSMVCDYTLASETAVFGEPEIQFQSAPPFNITPWIMGMKSAKEFLLFGDRVSAQDAVRLGIANRVVPADRLRAEAMNTALRLAKLPPPAVELNKLGLNRSYEMRGFQPAIEYGAEIFTQVLMSESDEAREFFERMSRDGMKAAFKWRDERFASSGSVSQSGDSSRTNAV; encoded by the coding sequence ATGAAATATGAATGCATCGAATTGAGTATCGAGAACACGGTGGCGACGCTCGAACTCGCAAGACCGGACAAGATGAACTCGCTGAACGATCAGATCCTGATCGACATGCAGCACGCCTTGGACACGCTCGAGAACGACACCGGCGTGCGGGTGCTGATCATCACGGGGCAGGGGCGAGCCTTCTGCGCGGGCTTCGATCTCGCGCCGCGTGCCAAGCCGTTCACGAGCGTGCAGGACTGGCGCGGTCACGTGAAGCTCGGGAACGACACCTGGTGGCGGATCTGGAAATCGCGCCTGCCGGTGATCGCGGCCGTGAACGGCTTTGCGCTTGGCGGGGGATGCGACCTGTCCATGGTCTGCGACTACACCCTGGCATCGGAGACCGCGGTGTTTGGCGAGCCGGAGATCCAGTTCCAGTCCGCGCCGCCCTTCAACATCACGCCCTGGATCATGGGAATGAAAAGCGCCAAGGAGTTTCTGCTCTTCGGCGACCGGGTGTCGGCCCAGGACGCCGTGCGCCTTGGCATTGCGAATCGCGTGGTTCCTGCCGATCGGCTTCGCGCCGAGGCGATGAACACCGCCCTGCGTCTTGCCAAGTTGCCTCCGCCGGCGGTCGAGCTCAACAAGCTCGGACTCAATCGCTCCTATGAAATGCGCGGGTTCCAGCCGGCGATCGAGTACGGCGCGGAGATCTTCACCCAGGTCCTGATGTCGGAGTCGGACGAAGCCAGGGAATTCTTCGAACGCATGAGCCGGGACGGCATGAAGGCCGCATTCAAGTGGCGGGATGAGCGCTTCGCTTCATCCGGGTCCGTTTCCCAATCCGGCGACAGCAGTCGCACCAACGCCGTTTGA
- a CDS encoding ABC transporter ATP-binding protein, which produces MIHVSGLNKMYATREGNEIHALSDVNFSVADGEFITVVGPSGCGKSTLLKILAGILRRTSGSVEIDGRQIDGPNRQIGVVFQAPVLLPWRTVFENILLPSQLHGAITDANRADARKYLAMVGLAGFEDKYPNELSGGMQQRVGIARALAHDPALLLMDEPFGALDAMTRENMNLDLLRIRAASKKTVLLVTHSIPEAVFLADRVIVMSPRPGRITEILNVNLPAERKLEMINSAPFGEVVSHIRKYFSSQGALDA; this is translated from the coding sequence ATGATTCATGTTTCAGGCCTGAACAAGATGTATGCGACACGCGAGGGGAACGAGATCCACGCGCTGTCCGACGTCAATTTCTCGGTTGCCGACGGAGAGTTCATCACGGTGGTGGGCCCCAGTGGGTGCGGCAAATCGACGTTGCTGAAGATTCTTGCGGGCATCCTGCGTCGCACTTCCGGCTCGGTCGAGATCGACGGACGCCAGATCGACGGTCCCAATCGCCAGATCGGCGTGGTGTTCCAGGCGCCGGTGCTCCTGCCATGGCGCACCGTGTTCGAGAACATCCTGTTGCCGAGCCAACTGCACGGTGCGATCACGGATGCGAACCGCGCGGACGCCAGGAAGTACCTGGCCATGGTCGGGCTTGCCGGGTTCGAGGACAAGTACCCCAACGAACTGTCGGGCGGCATGCAGCAACGCGTGGGTATCGCCCGGGCATTGGCCCACGATCCGGCGCTCCTGCTCATGGACGAACCCTTCGGTGCGCTGGATGCCATGACGCGCGAAAACATGAACCTGGACCTGCTGCGCATTCGCGCCGCCAGCAAGAAGACCGTGTTGCTCGTGACGCACAGCATCCCCGAGGCGGTCTTCCTGGCGGACCGGGTCATCGTGATGTCGCCGCGTCCGGGGCGGATCACCGAGATCCTCAACGTCAATCTCCCGGCGGAACGCAAGCTGGAGATGATCAACTCGGCGCCGTTCGGGGAAGTCGTCTCTCACATCCGCAAGTATTTCAGTTCGCAAGGAGCACTCGACGCATGA
- a CDS encoding ABC transporter permease — protein sequence MTTNSTPKQGGPGLLGSKPERPLSILLFIVIIGGWELAVRLLEVSSLVVPSPTATVISLWNGLADNTFVWHTGVTLYETLVGFFAGALFGLVLGALIGQFTLVERTLYPYVVAFQTIPKVAIAPLFVIWFGFGVTSKIVITATIVFFPVLANTIVGLRSSPREQIDLITAFTGSRWQTFKYVKVPNALPYIFVGLDVGIVLAVIGAIVGEFVGSQAGLGYLILQRNFSMDTAGVFAILIILSVMGILLHGAVDLIKRKVVFWVNHEAEKIVSA from the coding sequence ATGACCACCAACAGCACGCCCAAGCAGGGCGGCCCGGGGCTTCTTGGCAGCAAGCCCGAGCGTCCGCTCTCCATCCTCCTGTTCATCGTCATCATTGGCGGGTGGGAACTCGCGGTCAGGCTTCTTGAAGTCTCGTCCCTCGTGGTTCCTTCGCCGACCGCAACGGTGATTTCCTTGTGGAACGGCTTGGCCGACAACACCTTCGTGTGGCACACCGGCGTGACCCTGTACGAAACGCTGGTGGGATTTTTTGCCGGCGCGTTGTTCGGATTGGTCCTGGGGGCCTTGATCGGACAGTTCACTCTGGTGGAGCGAACGCTCTATCCGTACGTGGTGGCTTTCCAGACCATTCCCAAAGTCGCGATCGCACCCTTGTTCGTGATCTGGTTCGGTTTCGGCGTCACGTCCAAGATCGTCATTACCGCAACGATCGTGTTCTTCCCGGTGCTGGCGAACACGATCGTCGGTCTGCGCTCCTCGCCCCGCGAGCAGATCGACCTGATCACGGCCTTCACCGGCTCGCGCTGGCAGACGTTCAAGTATGTGAAGGTACCCAACGCCCTTCCGTACATCTTCGTCGGCCTCGACGTCGGCATCGTTCTGGCCGTGATCGGCGCCATCGTGGGCGAATTCGTGGGCTCGCAAGCCGGCCTGGGTTATTTGATCCTGCAGCGCAACTTCTCGATGGACACCGCGGGGGTGTTCGCCATTCTCATCATCCTTTCCGTGATGGGGATCCTGCTGCACGGCGCCGTCGACCTCATCAAGCGCAAGGTGGTCTTCTGGGTCAACCATGAAGCCGAAAAAATCGTCAGCGCTTGA
- a CDS encoding hotdog domain-containing protein → MEQLQENAHASVDVTVTGAHLAAALSSEPGESFPEVFSTPWLLAQFERAAAKVLRPILAEGQLSVGAKVELEHLAPTPVGQKITAHARFLEKKGPLFLFEVWAEDGAGIIGKGTHARAIAPKIAVEKKAASRFAQA, encoded by the coding sequence ATGGAACAACTTCAAGAAAACGCACACGCATCGGTCGACGTCACGGTCACAGGCGCTCATCTGGCGGCCGCGCTCTCTTCCGAGCCCGGCGAGTCCTTCCCGGAGGTCTTCTCGACGCCGTGGCTGCTCGCGCAGTTCGAGCGCGCCGCGGCAAAGGTTCTCCGGCCGATTCTTGCGGAAGGGCAACTTTCTGTCGGCGCGAAGGTGGAGCTGGAGCATCTCGCGCCCACGCCGGTCGGCCAGAAGATCACCGCGCACGCGCGCTTCCTGGAGAAGAAGGGCCCCCTGTTCCTCTTCGAGGTGTGGGCCGAAGATGGTGCGGGGATCATCGGCAAGGGAACGCATGCACGGGCCATCGCGCCGAAGATCGCCGTCGAGAAGAAGGCCGCGAGCCGCTTCGCGCAGGCCTGA
- a CDS encoding class II aldolase/adducin family protein — MSTRQHDAVPGEKNERSEQEVREDLAAAYRLFALFGMDDAIYTHLSVRVPGRHDHFLINPFGLLFSEVTASALVKIDLDGNKVDDSDSEVNAAGFTIHSAVHAARHDAACVMHTHTVGGMAVASLRDGLRTTNQWALQFYNRVAYHEFEGLALDLDERARLVASLGDKAKALILRNHGLLTVGRSVAEAFILMFNLERACRVQLAIQSSGQAVRPLSAEVSEKTALQFEKGGANASQADPHAREWNAFKRRLEAADGLGYRA, encoded by the coding sequence ATGAGCACAAGGCAGCACGATGCTGTTCCAGGCGAAAAGAACGAGCGAAGCGAGCAGGAGGTGCGAGAAGACCTGGCCGCCGCCTACCGTCTGTTCGCGTTGTTCGGAATGGACGACGCCATCTACACCCATCTCTCGGTGCGTGTGCCCGGCCGGCATGATCATTTTCTGATCAACCCCTTCGGCCTGCTGTTCAGCGAAGTGACGGCGTCTGCGCTGGTCAAGATCGATCTGGATGGAAACAAGGTGGACGACAGCGACAGCGAGGTCAACGCCGCAGGCTTCACGATCCACAGCGCGGTTCACGCGGCGCGGCACGATGCCGCCTGCGTGATGCATACGCACACGGTGGGCGGCATGGCGGTGGCGTCGCTGCGCGATGGACTCCGGACGACGAATCAGTGGGCCCTGCAGTTCTACAACCGGGTGGCCTATCACGAGTTCGAAGGGCTGGCGCTCGATCTGGATGAGCGAGCGAGGTTGGTGGCAAGCCTTGGAGACAAGGCCAAGGCGCTGATCCTGCGCAATCACGGACTGTTGACGGTGGGACGGTCCGTCGCGGAAGCATTCATCCTCATGTTCAATCTGGAGCGAGCGTGCCGGGTGCAACTCGCCATCCAATCCAGTGGCCAGGCCGTCAGGCCGTTGTCTGCGGAGGTGTCCGAGAAGACCGCACTGCAGTTCGAGAAAGGCGGAGCCAACGCTTCCCAAGCCGATCCGCACGCTCGGGAATGGAACGCCTTCAAACGGCGGCTGGAAGCTGCCGACGGTCTCGGCTATCGCGCCTGA
- a CDS encoding LysR family transcriptional regulator has translation MINSIGLRYFAGVARVGSIRRAAEELHVAASAISRQIHLLEEDLGSPLFERHRGQKVMKLTPAGEVVLVYARSVENGLDQVRTDIRSIQTMQRGTVRLGISESFTREFLPQFLQTFHQQYPGINFEVVVAGGSRLVEQLSKDELDISLSYISPDTFDVTVVEQRFIKPCLLVSGSHPFAKRDFVDISECGDEEMALPDETLTIRGSYVRMFAKAKIKPRGVMVTNSFELMRASAATGLCVAIVNKYFGGPTPPRGLKYVPLRGKGVEKWPLNICVHTDRNLPVAVRIFLEHLQEAVRRATADD, from the coding sequence TTGATCAACAGCATTGGATTGCGCTACTTCGCAGGCGTCGCGCGGGTCGGATCCATTCGGCGCGCGGCGGAGGAACTGCACGTTGCAGCATCCGCCATATCGCGCCAGATCCACCTGCTGGAAGAAGACCTGGGCAGCCCGCTCTTCGAGCGGCATCGTGGGCAGAAGGTGATGAAGCTCACGCCGGCAGGCGAGGTGGTGCTGGTCTACGCACGCAGCGTGGAGAACGGACTCGACCAGGTCAGAACGGACATCCGGTCCATTCAGACGATGCAGCGCGGCACGGTGCGGCTGGGCATATCGGAGTCGTTCACAAGAGAGTTTCTTCCGCAATTCCTGCAGACGTTTCACCAGCAGTACCCGGGCATCAATTTCGAGGTCGTGGTGGCCGGAGGATCCAGGCTGGTGGAACAGTTGTCGAAGGATGAGCTCGACATTTCGCTGTCGTACATCAGCCCCGACACGTTCGACGTCACGGTCGTCGAGCAGAGGTTCATCAAGCCATGCCTTCTCGTCTCCGGGAGCCATCCTTTCGCCAAACGCGATTTCGTGGACATCAGCGAGTGCGGCGATGAGGAGATGGCGCTGCCGGATGAAACACTGACCATCCGCGGCAGCTATGTAAGGATGTTCGCAAAGGCGAAGATCAAGCCGCGCGGCGTCATGGTGACGAACTCTTTCGAGTTGATGCGCGCATCGGCCGCCACGGGTCTGTGCGTCGCCATCGTCAACAAATACTTCGGTGGTCCAACGCCCCCACGCGGCCTGAAGTATGTGCCCCTGCGAGGCAAGGGCGTCGAGAAATGGCCGCTCAACATCTGCGTGCACACGGACCGCAATCTTCCGGTTGCAGTCCGCATCTTTCTCGAGCATCTGCAAGAGGCCGTTCGGCGCGCCACCGCGGACGACTGA
- a CDS encoding ABC transporter substrate-binding protein, which produces MPRHSSVRLCRCLLRRCALAVWALCFATVVPTAQAQDRPLKKVTIAVGSQVLNISYPWLMMPLALGYWKQEGYDVNVIGVSGSAQALQQLASGGIEFAELNATNLIQANTDGNAKVRGVMGNGVIDWGLAVIDGGAIADVKDLKSKKIGIVSLATGGTSLLKGLLRSNGLDPDVDIQLIAVGAGAPALDALKNNRVQALMFWQSALTGFENSGAKLKVFRSPQWRSMPDFTLTAMQKLVESDPKMVEAIVRGAAKGQLFAETNPDCARKVQWKSFPGSRPTGADEATLARWDLALLKAQLDTLRDAFQMNGGKLIGAMDPAAYGRFQEFMFNEKQITKQLPRETFIAASPMLIESANRFDRQEIIAAATACKGW; this is translated from the coding sequence ATGCCGCGCCATTCATCCGTTCGTCTCTGCCGGTGCTTGCTCCGTAGATGTGCACTCGCCGTGTGGGCCCTGTGTTTCGCCACCGTGGTGCCCACGGCCCAGGCGCAGGACCGCCCGCTGAAGAAGGTCACCATTGCTGTGGGAAGCCAGGTTCTCAACATCAGCTATCCGTGGCTGATGATGCCGCTGGCACTGGGCTACTGGAAGCAGGAGGGCTACGACGTCAACGTCATCGGCGTCTCCGGATCGGCCCAGGCCTTGCAGCAACTCGCATCCGGCGGCATCGAGTTTGCCGAGCTGAATGCCACGAACCTGATCCAGGCAAACACGGATGGCAATGCGAAGGTTCGCGGCGTGATGGGGAACGGTGTCATCGACTGGGGTCTGGCGGTCATCGACGGTGGCGCGATCGCCGACGTCAAGGACCTCAAGTCGAAGAAGATCGGCATCGTCAGTCTGGCCACGGGCGGCACGTCACTCCTGAAGGGATTGCTCAGGAGCAACGGCCTCGATCCGGACGTCGACATTCAGCTGATCGCAGTGGGCGCCGGTGCACCGGCGCTGGACGCACTGAAGAACAATCGCGTCCAGGCGTTGATGTTCTGGCAATCGGCGTTGACCGGCTTCGAGAACAGCGGGGCGAAGCTGAAGGTGTTTCGATCGCCCCAATGGCGGAGCATGCCGGACTTCACGCTGACGGCCATGCAGAAGCTCGTCGAGTCGGATCCGAAGATGGTGGAAGCCATCGTCCGGGGCGCAGCCAAGGGGCAATTGTTTGCAGAAACCAACCCCGACTGCGCACGCAAGGTTCAATGGAAGTCCTTTCCGGGATCCAGGCCCACCGGCGCGGACGAGGCCACATTGGCCAGATGGGACCTGGCGCTTCTCAAGGCGCAACTCGACACCCTGAGGGATGCCTTTCAAATGAACGGCGGCAAACTGATCGGCGCGATGGACCCGGCCGCGTATGGGCGATTCCAGGAATTCATGTTCAATGAAAAGCAGATCACGAAGCAGTTGCCGCGCGAAACCTTCATTGCGGCGAGCCCGATGCTGATCGAGAGCGCCAACCGATTCGATCGGCAGGAGATCATTGCAGCGGCAACGGCATGCAAGGGGTGGTGA
- the mrdA gene encoding penicillin-binding protein 2 produces the protein MHSFSDPGTASARFQRRVAVARALTLICFGLIAARLFYLQVQEHSSLNARAERNSTAIVPIAPERGLIFDRQGVVLAANKPVFSLEITPAKTRGDLDALLSDLAEVVRIEARDIGRFRSLLAESKGLNPIPLRAMLSEEEIATVSAQRFRFPGVEVNARSLRTYPFGPLASHALGYIGRINDSDRRALEDSESTRQNYLGSDHIGKLGIEQRYEAQLHGTAGFERMETAASGQAMRSLSVQAARAGQGVQLALDLRLQRLVELLLGNRRGAAVVLDPRNGDVLSFASTPTFDPNIFVTGVDRDTWKALNESPDRPLLNRASRGTYPPGSTYKPFMAMASLQLGKRAPSVLINDPGYWDFGNHRFRSHEGGLGPMNLFTSLVYSSNVYYYTLANEMGVETIHDFMSPFGFGQLTGIDLDGEVRGVLPNQAWKRKAYRTAAQQKWQAGETISLGIGQGYNNFTILQLATATAALANNGLLHPPRMVTGLEDPDTHAIHPLAPPAPRDLKLRPENLALVRDALIGVTVQGTARKAFLGAKYVSAGKTGTAQAVTIKQGHRYNAARMQEQERDHGLYMGFAPADAPRVAVAVIVENAGGGGQVSAPIARRIFDYLLEGEYPSEEDIEAVQQGIGTTPRGKPVRVEDVSWPDGMALHPDDMPAQDLASSRGH, from the coding sequence ATGCACAGCTTTTCTGATCCGGGCACTGCGTCTGCCCGGTTTCAGCGGCGCGTTGCCGTTGCGCGCGCACTCACACTGATCTGTTTCGGGCTGATCGCTGCCCGGCTTTTCTACCTGCAGGTCCAGGAGCATTCGTCTCTCAACGCCAGGGCCGAGCGCAACAGCACGGCCATCGTGCCCATCGCTCCGGAGCGTGGCCTGATCTTCGACCGTCAAGGTGTGGTGCTGGCGGCGAACAAGCCGGTGTTCTCGCTCGAGATCACGCCGGCAAAGACGCGGGGCGATCTCGATGCGCTCTTGAGCGATCTCGCCGAGGTGGTCCGTATCGAAGCACGCGACATCGGTCGCTTTCGATCGCTGCTGGCGGAATCGAAGGGGCTGAATCCGATCCCGCTGCGCGCCATGCTCAGCGAGGAGGAGATCGCGACCGTCTCCGCCCAACGCTTCCGCTTTCCTGGCGTGGAGGTCAACGCAAGAAGTCTTCGAACCTATCCTTTCGGACCGCTTGCAAGTCATGCGCTGGGCTACATAGGCCGCATCAACGATTCGGACCGCCGCGCACTGGAAGACTCCGAATCAACACGCCAGAACTACCTCGGTTCGGACCACATCGGAAAGCTGGGCATCGAGCAGCGCTATGAAGCACAACTGCACGGGACCGCGGGGTTCGAAAGAATGGAGACCGCGGCCTCCGGCCAGGCGATGCGCAGCCTGTCGGTCCAGGCTGCCCGCGCAGGCCAGGGCGTGCAGCTGGCGCTCGACCTTCGATTGCAGCGGCTCGTCGAACTTCTGCTTGGCAACCGCCGCGGCGCGGCCGTGGTCCTGGATCCGCGCAACGGCGACGTGCTGTCCTTTGCAAGCACTCCCACGTTCGACCCCAACATCTTCGTCACCGGAGTCGACCGGGACACATGGAAGGCCTTGAACGAATCGCCCGACCGCCCGCTGCTCAACCGGGCATCCCGCGGCACCTATCCGCCCGGGTCGACCTACAAGCCCTTCATGGCCATGGCCTCGCTCCAGCTGGGAAAGCGCGCTCCCAGCGTCCTCATCAACGATCCTGGCTACTGGGACTTTGGGAACCATCGATTCCGCAGCCACGAAGGCGGTCTCGGTCCGATGAACCTCTTCACCAGCCTGGTCTATTCAAGCAACGTGTACTACTACACGCTGGCCAACGAGATGGGCGTCGAAACCATTCACGACTTCATGTCGCCCTTCGGCTTCGGACAGCTGACGGGAATCGACCTGGACGGTGAGGTTCGTGGGGTGCTGCCCAATCAGGCGTGGAAGCGAAAGGCCTATCGCACTGCGGCGCAGCAGAAATGGCAGGCCGGCGAGACGATCTCCTTGGGAATCGGCCAGGGGTACAACAACTTCACCATCCTCCAGCTCGCGACCGCCACGGCCGCCCTGGCGAACAACGGCCTCCTCCATCCGCCCAGAATGGTGACTGGACTGGAGGACCCCGACACGCACGCGATCCATCCCCTCGCACCGCCGGCGCCCCGCGACCTGAAGCTGCGGCCCGAGAACCTGGCGCTCGTTCGCGACGCGCTCATCGGCGTGACGGTCCAGGGCACCGCAAGAAAGGCATTCCTCGGAGCCAAGTACGTCAGCGCAGGAAAGACCGGAACCGCGCAGGCGGTGACGATCAAGCAAGGCCACCGCTACAACGCCGCGAGGATGCAGGAACAGGAGCGCGATCACGGGCTCTACATGGGCTTTGCGCCCGCCGACGCACCACGCGTGGCAGTCGCGGTGATCGTCGAGAACGCAGGCGGTGGTGGCCAGGTCTCCGCGCCCATCGCGCGGCGCATCTTCGACTACCTGCTCGAAGGCGAATATCCCAGCGAGGAAGACATCGAAGCCGTACAGCAGGGCATCGGCACCACGCCCCGTGGAAAGCCTGTGCGCGTGGAAGATGTCAGTTGGCCCGACGGGATGGCGCTTCACCCAGACGACATGCCGGCCCAGGACCTTGCGTCATCCCGAGGACACTGA